The Halobacterium sp. R2-5 DNA segment GCGGACGTCGACATCTATGGCGACGACGCGACGGAAGTTGATACCGGTGACGACGAGTAATGACCGGGCAGCGACTGCGGACGGTCGTCGCCGACACGAGCGCGCTCGTCAGTCTGGCCGTACCGCGTGCCGATAGCGCGTACGATACCGACGCAGCCCCGGACCCACTGCAGTACCTGCTTACCTCCTGTGACGTGTTCGTCCCGTCGGAGGTCCGCACAGAGCTTGAGGAGATCACGCAGTATCAGGATATCCACGGCGCTGCAGCGACAAACGTTCTCGCGGCGCGGGACTACTACACCGTCGAAGACCCCTACAAGCGAGAGGATACCACGGATTCGCGGCCGACGTTCGGTCTCGATGAGGGCGAAACTGATGGGATCGTCCTTGCGAACGCACGCGGCGTCGATGGGTTTCTCACCGACGAGTTCGGCGGAACGAACTTCCCGCTCATCCACGCGGTCTTGCAGAGGCCACGGATCGTCCCGACGCCACGACTCATCTGTGACTACGCCCGAAACGGCTACATGAGCAACGATGATGCGCGAACGCTGTTGGCGACGATTAGTCCACACCGAAGTTGGGATAACAGCCCCTACGTTGCCAAGCTGCGAGCGCGCCTCGAGTAAAACAGCCGTTCCGTAGGATAGCGGAGTTACAGTGGGAGTGTACCTCGTATTTACCCGGTACTGGCCGAGTTAGACAGCTCTGGTTCTCGGTGTGCGATGTGCTGAAAGTGATGGATGAACTCACTAGTGAGAGCGAGCTTATCGAAAGCGATGTATGGGGGATTGCGGACGGAATCGACGAGAGCAGGTGGAGCCGGTAGCGTCCTGGATTATTGTGGCCGAGCCGGTGTTGATGGCTTGAGCTGTGGGCAGTCTCTGGCGGCGCGAAAAATGCCTTGAGTTGGGTGATCACTTTGGCTACTTCGAACGTTGGTAGCGGGTTCTAGGGGCTCGTACGTCGAAGGGTCGATGCTTTTGAGGATGTAAAAGTGGCCGAGGATGAAAGGAGGGTAGTACTATTTTTTGATGGCGGTGGCTTGATGAGTCGTTTAGTCGTGGCTGCTGGTTGCTGTCTGTTGAATTGGGGTGGGTGTTTGGTCGGTGACGGTCTCTGGGGTGCCGTGTTTGATCCAGATTGCGAGGAGGCTTGGAAGGACAAGTACGGCCGTGGCGAACGAGGCGAGGAGTGCGAGTACGACTAGCGTGCCGAAGTTCTGTAGTTGTGGTGACGGGTGGAGGAGGATAGCGACGAAGGCGATGGCGGTAGTGAGGGCGCTGCCGACGAGCGCTCCGCCGGTACCGATGACGGCTGTTTCGAGTGCTTTCTCTGGGTCGAGTCCTGAGGTGAGTTCTTCGACGAACCGATCGGTGACGTGAATGTTGTAGTCAACGCCGAGGCCGATAGTGAGGCTCATGAGGAGGGCTGTGACGAGCGTCAGGGGGACAGCAAGGATGGCCATGCCGGCGATGACGAGCGCGACGACGAGCGCGATGGGCGTGACCGTAATGAGGCCGAGTGTCGCGCTGCCGTACGAGAGCGCCGTAACAGCAACGTAGGTGAGTGTGATGGCGAGGAGCGCAAGCACCATCACGCGGAGGATGCCCGCGGTGACGGCTTCGATGCCGGCCTGCTGGATGGTCGTGGGGCTAACTGCCGTCGCATCTAGGTCAACACCCTGTCCGGCCGCGTCTTCGATGGCAGTGGCGGCGGTGCGCTGTTGGTCGGCGCGTTCCGCGAGGCTGCCGCCGCCGTCGGCGGGACCGACGACGCGTAGCGACGTGTACTCGCCAGTGTCGGGCGACCGTTCGATGACGCGTTCGGCAGTGTTCGGCGCAGCTGCGTACAGCGCGTCGTAGACGGTAGCGAGGTTCTCGTCGGGGACGCCGTCACCATCGGTGTCCGCGGCGGCGAGCGTTTCCGCGAACGCGTCGTCGCGGACGGCGACACGATGCATGACCGTGACTGGCGAGAGGACGCGGCCGCCGTCCACGAGCGTCTTGGTGCCATCGTGGACGGCATCGAGCGCGCCGTCGTCTGTCACATCTCTTTCGACGAGTAGTTGGACGCGTTGACTGGTGTCGTCGGCGACGCCGCGGTAGTGTTCTTGGACGTAGATGTCTTGGCGGTTGTAGTCGGTGCGTTCCCAGCCGAGGGGTTCTGGGAGGTCGGTTTTCCAGTCGGCTGTGGGTTCGCGCTGCCGGTCGAACGGTTTCTCGTCGAGGCTCGTCCACGCGGCACCGCCGGCAGCACCGGCGAGGACTGCGAGCACGAGGACGACTGGAGCGGCGCGTTTCGCGAAGCCGACGCTTCCCCGGAGCAGCGGCTTGAGGAGCGCGCTCTCGCCGAGCGGTGGCTTCTGGCGGTCGAACCCGAGGCGTTCGAGTGCGGCATCAGCGGTGACTTTCAGGGCGGGGACGAGCGTGACGAACACGACGAGTGCAGACGCGACGCCGAGTGTGATGCCGATGCCGAGCGTCTGGATGCTTTCGACGGGATTGGTGACGTTCGACAGGAAACCGATACCGGTCGTGACGGTGACGAGACCGAGGGCGACGCCGACTGACCGAACGGATCGTGCCATGGGCGCGCGGACTTCTTCGTCCGGGCGCCGGTACTCGCGGTAGCGGGTGAAGATGTGAAAGCCGTAGTCGATGCTGAGCCCGGCAATCAGTACGGGGCCGATGATCATCGTGGTGCCGATGTCGACGTTGAGCCAGCCGAGGATGCCGAACATCCAGAGGATGGATACGCCGACGCCGAGCATGCCGACGACGACGTCGACGAGGTCCCGGTACGTGAATGTGAGTACGACCAGCAGGAGCGCTAGTACAACGGGAACGATGAGGGCGATCGTGTTCGAGATATTCTGGGCTTGGTACTCCGCGAGCGCGTGCTCGCCGAGGGTGAATACGTCGGGGCTCTCGTGGGTGGCGGCCGTCTCGTAGAGGGCTTTTGTGGCGTCCGTTGGGGCGTTGCCCTCGCTGTCAGTTGCGGTGAACGTGAACAGCATCCGGTGGCTCTCGGCGGTGGCGGAGCCGGCCTCGTAGGACCGGGGGAGGAGTTGGCGGGCTTCCTGATTGTCGGCGAGCGCGGTCTTTGTAGCGCGTTCGACGGTTGTGGGGGTGGCGTCGGCGAGGACCGCGATCTGGGTGTCCAGCGAGGGGGTGTCGCTGTCGGCGAGCTGTGCCGCCACGAGATTCGGTATCCCGTGGATGCCGGCGCCAGTACGACTACTGTCGGCGGCTACGGTGCTGGCGACCGACTCGTTCTCGAGGACGGCTTGCTGGTAACGTAGACTTGCCAGCAGCGACGATTTCGAAAGCGCGTTCTCCCCGTCGCCGGCGTTGACGTAGACCGGGACGTGTGCGCGCTCGCTGGCGCTGTCTGAGGCGGTGGTGTAGTGTTCGGTGATGTAGTCGGCTTTCTCGGCGGGCGTGGTCGGCGGGAAATCGACGGCGCTTTCGCCGTCGCTGGCGCTGCCGAGAGTCGTGATGCCCGCGCCAACGCCGGCTGTCAGTACGAGCATCACGACGATGACGGCGATGTTGTGTGTGGTGACGATGTTGGCGGTGGTGTTGAGGAATCGTTGGAGGGCCATGGGGTGTCAGTTCGGGGTTGCTTCGATAGTGGTGATGATGCCGAAGAAGGCGGTGTCGACTGTTCCAGCGGTGAGGTCGGCTGCCTTGACGTGGTCCATCGGCTCCTGCGTGAGTCGGCAGCCCTGGGTAGCGTAGTGGGCGTCACGACGCCAGTGTTGGTAGCGAGCGATGAGGCTGGCGTCGCTTTCGCCGTGTTCGAGGAGGAGAATACGGCCGTCGGGACGGCAGACGCGCGCCATCTCGTTGAGGGCCGCGACGGGGTCGGGGAACGTGCATGTGGAGAGCGCGGAGATGACGGTGTCGAAGCTGTTGTCGGGGAACTCTAGGTCTTGGGCGTCCATTTCGTAGAGGTCGGCGTCGCGGTCGCGGTTCTCGGCGACTGCGAGCATCTCTGGACTGAGGTCGATGCCGACGAGGTCGGTGGCTGCTGTGAGGTACGGGAAATTCGTCCCGGTGCCGCAGGCGACATCGAGGACGCGGCCGGTGGCGTTCCGGAAGTGGCGTTTTCGGTAGCGACCGGTTGTGTGGCGGTCGATGAATGCGTAGCGAGCGTATTTGTCGGCGAGGTCGGCGTAGATGTCCCTGATGTCGTCGGTGGAGTGTGTTCGGGCGTCGTAGTCGGGTTGTGGTTGGTGCGTTGTGGGTGGCATGGCTCCGTGTTGAGTAGTCGGTAGAGCCCGGCATAAGTATTATAGAATAATTGATATATTATCGGGGCAGTTTCAAAACTCGCGTTAACCACCACAACCCGGAAACTAACCCCGTAACGAGAAACACCCCGCGCAGACACCGGATTCACTCAACCGCTATTTTGTAACCAAAACATCACTAACCTCCGCTAGGACCGCCCGCGCACCACCGTCTCGGACTCCACCACACCAACCGCCCCATCGACAACGAGCCGAAGTAAATCGCCCTCCAGCTCCATCGACACCTCGTACCCTTCCCCGCCCGCACGCTCCTCAACGGCCCAGTCTTCCACGTACGCACGGTCGTGAAGCTCCCAGAACCCCAACTGAGTCACGTCCACGCCCCGCTCCCAGTGAAACACTACCGACGCCGGATGACCCACTACTGCGTACGGTAACGCCATCGAATACGAACGCAAGCACGACTCACACGCCAACTCAACCACGTAATCGTAGTCCGTCGGATTCTCCGGCATCATCACCACTTCACCGATCACGCGCCCAAAACACGTCGGACAAACCCCCCGCCGCATCTGCCGCACCTGCGCCACATACGCAGTCGCCATACTCTCCACATACTCCTCGGGCCCCCAATCTCTCGTCTGCGCGGGCGTCGTCGGTAACCCCGCAACCGGCCGTTCACACGCCCGACACTTCACGAGAAATATCTGCTGTTCAAACAGCTCCGCCACCAACTCCGTCCCGGCACAAAACGGACACCGCCCAGCCACCTCAACCGGCCCGAACGCCTCCGGCGTCCCGTAATTCTCCGACAGCACGAACCGGACCATGTACTCCCCCGCGTGCGTCAACGCGTACCCACGCTCGGACTTCCGCAGAAACGTCCCCGTCAACTCCCCAAGATGGTAGGACAACTTCGACGTATTGTCCACCGCAACGCGCTCGTAGATGTCCGAAAACGACAGCTCAACCGGTCCACTCTCCCCAAGTTCCGTCTCCCGTTCGGCCTGCGCCACCGCCCGCAGCACATCCACACGAGTATCGTCGGACAGTAACGCAAACACATCCGCTGCATCCTCAGCCATCCTCGCCTTCATTGACCGCACCAACCGCCTT contains these protein-coding regions:
- a CDS encoding helix-turn-helix domain-containing protein; the protein is MAEDAADVFALLSDDTRVDVLRAVAQAERETELGESGPVELSFSDIYERVAVDNTSKLSYHLGELTGTFLRKSERGYALTHAGEYMVRFVLSENYGTPEAFGPVEVAGRCPFCAGTELVAELFEQQIFLVKCRACERPVAGLPTTPAQTRDWGPEEYVESMATAYVAQVRQMRRGVCPTCFGRVIGEVVMMPENPTDYDYVVELACESCLRSYSMALPYAVVGHPASVVFHWERGVDVTQLGFWELHDRAYVEDWAVEERAGGEGYEVSMELEGDLLRLVVDGAVGVVESETVVRGRS
- a CDS encoding class I SAM-dependent methyltransferase, with product MPPTTHQPQPDYDARTHSTDDIRDIYADLADKYARYAFIDRHTTGRYRKRHFRNATGRVLDVACGTGTNFPYLTAATDLVGIDLSPEMLAVAENRDRDADLYEMDAQDLEFPDNSFDTVISALSTCTFPDPVAALNEMARVCRPDGRILLLEHGESDASLIARYQHWRRDAHYATQGCRLTQEPMDHVKAADLTAGTVDTAFFGIITTIEATPN
- a CDS encoding MMPL family transporter produces the protein MALQRFLNTTANIVTTHNIAVIVVMLVLTAGVGAGITTLGSASDGESAVDFPPTTPAEKADYITEHYTTASDSASERAHVPVYVNAGDGENALSKSSLLASLRYQQAVLENESVASTVAADSSRTGAGIHGIPNLVAAQLADSDTPSLDTQIAVLADATPTTVERATKTALADNQEARQLLPRSYEAGSATAESHRMLFTFTATDSEGNAPTDATKALYETAATHESPDVFTLGEHALAEYQAQNISNTIALIVPVVLALLLVVLTFTYRDLVDVVVGMLGVGVSILWMFGILGWLNVDIGTTMIIGPVLIAGLSIDYGFHIFTRYREYRRPDEEVRAPMARSVRSVGVALGLVTVTTGIGFLSNVTNPVESIQTLGIGITLGVASALVVFVTLVPALKVTADAALERLGFDRQKPPLGESALLKPLLRGSVGFAKRAAPVVLVLAVLAGAAGGAAWTSLDEKPFDRQREPTADWKTDLPEPLGWERTDYNRQDIYVQEHYRGVADDTSQRVQLLVERDVTDDGALDAVHDGTKTLVDGGRVLSPVTVMHRVAVRDDAFAETLAAADTDGDGVPDENLATVYDALYAAAPNTAERVIERSPDTGEYTSLRVVGPADGGGSLAERADQQRTAATAIEDAAGQGVDLDATAVSPTTIQQAGIEAVTAGILRVMVLALLAITLTYVAVTALSYGSATLGLITVTPIALVVALVIAGMAILAVPLTLVTALLMSLTIGLGVDYNIHVTDRFVEELTSGLDPEKALETAVIGTGGALVGSALTTAIAFVAILLHPSPQLQNFGTLVVLALLASFATAVLVLPSLLAIWIKHGTPETVTDQTPTPIQQTATSSHD